Proteins found in one Anopheles aquasalis chromosome 3, idAnoAquaMG_Q_19, whole genome shotgun sequence genomic segment:
- the LOC126575064 gene encoding uncharacterized protein LOC126575064 isoform X7, with protein MSPADLLLGTGSGLPGAGPATMKLSPGVGVTLLIGVAGSIFLASQTHRLLRSKLSQRRRASRKPDVAATECYMCNANIELERPDSFATCRGCERLVCRGENCCQWVDSIGIWECGGCQSNRVIQQKAGEWLLNQLTARLKHPGPVELKEGNLLGLGIDSDADTRSTVSVGSSSVSVNQRIKVREFIEELLSTMLHGSLDEVSVGQLMKNESYLPLWEGQQQHHSPSDQHFELKQLVQKILEEIAKLPELLNHSGLPLRPEEHLPYFDPKKYEQLLATAVLNKVVDDYRNPKNFVNVTTSGDVAGKVPGELDINHNKLPAGGAVVDDLCSLPTVAASQRSLLNEGSLRQMSVAANVAARDPSSREPDEDAEDDDYPAERRLSDTDESYLSDYIQRHKVPLPDLSDTTGSGSGAEDDDLQSLKSNATDGTWEENWLFRKRQLKTTESSIAMLVPSPTEEVKALIGDKNADEISDLSEAGSDCEAGYESDGKGQDSSPAGPSKESTSEAISSSSKANDDSLDEQLPPDSLVSVNSLPGNEALLSEAKNSQLLGEQSPSQTPGTGAGGEGFSLMDDLISIGPVMVASEKVETKNTALTNPFLDDPFEPNNNDITDDVKLLQRTNEQATSDLRSSHLEPTVNGSCNRKEIPIDRAQIESAAEPSLVIMSNGGASTNGHHTATDEKQQQQQQQQQEPLDGEETLIPGSIAEREHLKWRNAKPIANNPYSPDALQRRLSEKSRPSSMIEIDRLVRKEAAPNGDDGMLRIGDDDPSSEPRTDAVSDRERSAKVCASSEQKKIGREYYINDPERLRAGGGGCVKQTLGSWTHAHHQQSHSTDDEKSLLLGRNPEDSGTADDGATIFAARPVHVTPADELRRGSKGNALSEAAREVFLLPLEPDTPVGGSLLSSASELSLITSPTASHARQEFDSLTYSEDSDVTRIYDLTTGEAKIIRTAATPQPAVPEEGDKILEILPQHPPASSPQHARAPVESSGRQPSQTPDSARDGNFLRSSHFVVKPLSPETIKFFAPKRKLSFTGSHSNLAASDIGAASRSTTPGMRDSTMHSSIQHTDCPVRSGATEYSIIKKDVIDVLPSVKELAKCYSGSTNDVSLMPPKPLYKPRVKLRKDFLRQSSDVLNEETVVIDEKTGMPCSREKGQRQYCSTSSIAVRDEIREIRKINLEAYRQAASYYPMAPGHSITARSLSKQIREHKSNVTDDHKVVQHHDQADELLAGGDSSDCGAGGHISPERPSSPVLLLPGHLKSSIEFFESLKNRA; from the exons ATGTCACCGGCAGATCTGTTGCTCGGGACCGGTTCGGGGCTTCCCGGGGCCGGCCCGGCCACGATGAAGCTGTCGCCGGGCGTCGGTGTGACGCTACTGATCGGAGTCGCGGGAAGCATCTTTCTCGCCAGCCAAACGCACCGACTGTTGCGCAG TAAACTCAGCCAACGACGGCGTGCATCGCGAAAGCCCGATGTGGCGGCGACTGAGTGTTACATGTGTAACGCAAACATCGAACTCGAACGCCCAGACAG CTTCGCAACATGCCGTGGTTGCGAAAGATTGGTCTGCCGCGGAGAGAACTGCTGCCAGTGGGTGGACTCAATCGGCATCTGGGAGTGTGGCGGGTGCCAATCGAACCGCGTGATCCAGCAAAAGGCCGGCGAATGGTTGCTGAATCAGCTGACGGCTCGGCTCAAGCATCCAGGGCCGGTCGAGCTGAAGGAAGGTAATCTGCTCGGTCTTGGCATCG ATTCCGATGCAGACACCCGCAGTACGGTCAGCGTCGGATCGTCGAGTGTTTCCGTGAACCAGCGCATCAAGGTTCGGGAATTCATCGAAGAACTGCTGTCCACGATGCTCCACGGTTCGCTGGACGAGGTGTCCGTTGGCCAGCTTATGAAAAACGAAAGCT ATCTACCACTATGGGaaggtcaacagcagcatcacagccCGAGCGATCAGCACTTCGAGCTGAAGCAGCTCGTCCAGAAGATCCTGGAGGAGATCGCCAAGCTGCCGGAGCTGCTGAACCACAGTGGACTTCCGCTACGCCCGGAAGAGCACTTACCGTACTTCGATCCGAAGAAGTACGAGCAACTGCTGGCCACTGCGGTGCTCAATAAG GTCGTGGACGACTATAGGAATCCGAAGAACTTCGTCAACGTCACCACCAGTGGCGACGTGGCAGGCAAGGTGCCCGGTGAGCTCGACATCAACCACAACAAGTTGCCCGCCGGCGGTGCAG TCGTTGATGATCTTTGCTCTTTGCCAACAGTCGCTGCTAGCCAACGCAGTTTGCTGAACGAAGGCTCCCTGCGACAGATGTCCGTAGCG GCGAACGTGGCCGCCCGTGATCCTTCTTCACGCGAACCGGACGAAGacgccgaggacgacgattATCCGGCTGAACGGAGACTGTCCGATACGGACGAATCCTATCTAAGCGATTACATCCAGCGACACAAGGTACCATTGCCCGATCTCTCCGATacgaccggatccggatccggcgcGGAGGACGACGATTTGCAGTCACTCAAATCGAACGCCACCGATGGTACCTGGGAGGAGAACTGGCTGTTCCGCAAGCGTCAACTGAAAACGACCGAATCGTCGATCGCCATGCTCGTCCCATCGCCAACGGAGGAAGTGAAGGCCCTGATCGGGGACAAGAATGCCGACGAAATCAGCGATCTGTCCGAGGCCGGTTCCGACTGTGAGGCGGGCTATGAGTCAGATGGAAAGGGCCAAGACTCGAGCCCGGCCGGTCCGAGCAAGGAAAGCACGAGTGAAGCCATTTCCTCCTCGTCGAAAGCGAACGATGATTCGCTCGATGAGCAGCTACCGCCCGATAGTTTGGTGTCCGTTAACTCACTCCCTGGCAATGAAGCGCTCCTGTCGGAAGCGAAAAACAGTCAGCTTCTGGGAGAACAGTCACCCAGCCAGACCCCGggaaccggtgctggtggtgagggaTTCTCGCTGATGGATGATCTCATCAGTATTgggccggtgatggtggccagcgagAAGGTGGAAACCAAGAATACCGCCCTGACCAATCCATTCCTGGACGATCCGTTTgaacccaacaacaacgacatcaCCGATGATGTGAAGCTACTGCAGCGAACCAACGAGCAAGCAACCAGCGACCTTCG GAGTTCCCACCTCGAACCCACCGTCAACGGTTCCTGCAACCGAAAAGAAATCCCAATAGACCGAG CACAAATAGAATCCGCAGCGGAACCATCCCTGGTGATTATGTCCAATGGAGGAGCGAGCACCAATGGACATCACACTGCAACCgatgaaaagcagcagcagcagcagcagcagcagcaggagccttTGGATGGGGAAGAAACGTTGATTCCAG GATCCATTGCCGAACGGGAACATCTGAAATGGCGCAACGCCAAACCGATCGCCAACAATCCCTACTCACCGGACGCACTGCAGCGCCGGTTGTCGGAGAAGAGCCGACCATCGAGtatgatcgagatcgatcgtCTCGTGCGCAAGGAAGCGGCAccgaatggtgatgatgggatgCTGCGCAtcggcgatgatgatccttcgagcgaaccgcgaaccgatGCGGTCAGCGATCGGGAACGCTCTGCCAAGGTTTGCGCATCGTCAGAGCAGAAAAA GATCGGCCGAGAGTACTACATCAACGATCCGGAGCGACTCcgagcgggtggtggtggttgcgtaAAGCAAACGCTCGGCAGCTGGACCCAtgcccatcatcagcaatcgCACAGTACCGATGACGAGAAA TCACTCCTGCTAGGCCGTAACCCTGAGGACAGTGGTACGGCCGACGATGGTGCCACGATATTTGCGGCTCGCCCGGTTCATGTGACGCCTGCTGATGAGCTGCGAAGAGGATCGAAAGGAAATGCGCTCAGTGAGGCTGCACGAGAAGTGTTTCTGCTTCCGCTGGAACCAGATACACCGGTCGGTGGATCACTGTTAAGCTCTGCCTCCGAGCTAAGCTTGATCACATCACCGACGgcatcgcacgcacgccaaGAGTTCGACAGTCTAACGTACAGCGAAGATTCGGACGTGACACGGATCTACGATCTGACGACGGGAGAAGCGAAAATCATTCGCACGGCCGCTACTCCCCAGCCTGCAGTTCCGGAGGAGGGCGATAAGATACTCGAAATACTACCTCAGCACCCTCCGGCATCCAGTCCCCAGCATGCTCGAGCTCCGGTGGAATCGAGCGGTCGCCAGCCTAGTCAAACTCCCGATTCAGCCCGCGATGGAAATTTCCTGCGATCGAGCCATTTCGTCGTGAAACCGTTGTCCCCGGAAACGATCAAATTCTTTGCCCCGAAGCGGAAGCTTAGCTTCACCGGTAGTCACTCCAATCTGGCAGCGAGTGACATCGGGGCGGCTAGCCGCAGCACGACTCCCGGGATGCGCGATTCAACGATGCACTCATCAATTCAGCACACCGATTGCCCCGTGCGCTCCGGTGCGACAGAGTATTCGATCATCAAAAAGGACGTGATCGATGTGCTGCCCTCGGTCAAGGAACTCGCCAAGTGCTACAGTGGCAGCACCAACGATGTATCGCTGATGCCACCGAAGCCACTGTACAAGCCTCGG GTCAAGCTTAGAAAG GACTTTCTGCGTCAATCATCGGACGTGCTGAACGAGGAAACGGTTGTGATCGATGAGAAGACGGGAATGCCGTGCTCGCGGGAGAAAGGACAGCGGCAGTActgcagcacgagcagcatcgcgGTGCGGGATGAGATACGCGAGATTCGCAAAATCAACCTCGAGGCGTACCGGCAGGCAGCTTCGTACTACCCGATGGCACCCGGTCACAGCATAACGGCTCGCAGCCTCTCGAAGCAGATCCGTGAGCATAA GAGCAACGTGACCGACGATCATAAGGTGGTCCAACATCACGATCAGGCGGACgaactgctggctggcggtgatAGTAGTgactgtggtgctggtggccatatCTCGCCGGAGCGTCCCAGCAGTCccgtgctactgctgccgggCCATCTCAAGAGTAGTATTGAGTTTTTCGAGAGCCTCAAGAACAGAGCATAA
- the LOC126575064 gene encoding uncharacterized protein LOC126575064 isoform X1 — translation MSPADLLLGTGSGLPGAGPATMKLSPGVGVTLLIGVAGSIFLASQTHRLLRSKLSQRRRASRKPDVAATECYMCNANIELERPDSFATCRGCERLVCRGENCCQWVDSIGIWECGGCQSNRVIQQKAGEWLLNQLTARLKHPGPVELKEGNLLGLGIDSDADTRSTVSVGSSSVSVNQRIKVREFIEELLSTMLHGSLDEVSVGQLMKNESYLPLWEGQQQHHSPSDQHFELKQLVQKILEEIAKLPELLNHSGLPLRPEEHLPYFDPKKYEQLLATAVLNKVVDDYRNPKNFVNVTTSGDVAGKVPGELDINHNKLPAGGAVVDDLCSLPTVAASQRSLLNEGSLRQMSVAANVAARDPSSREPDEDAEDDDYPAERRLSDTDESYLSDYIQRHKVPLPDLSDTTGSGSGAEDDDLQSLKSNATDGTWEENWLFRKRQLKTTESSIAMLVPSPTEEVKALIGDKNADEISDLSEAGSDCEAGYESDGKGQDSSPAGPSKESTSEAISSSSKANDDSLDEQLPPDSLVSVNSLPGNEALLSEAKNSQLLGEQSPSQTPGTGAGGEGFSLMDDLISIGPVMVASEKVETKNTALTNPFLDDPFEPNNNDITDDVKLLQRTNEQATSDLRSSHLEPTVNGSCNRKEIPIDRANPQQTPHPQHSNSLTPSNPVADSSVVNVAVVNEPSSVEDSASKQSSSGGGSNGREDSNSPECFPGMPQAAQLMLLNSLTPPSSPYPEVLSPHPITMTITDVFERMTNSPPLAMISEEAPPAAPVASLVDANPFQSIDEQESIQTVYTAQEGALSPSDSFQAEQDDSEYRTVSEATNNSLLTVESFDAEPNVQLVQQESTEQNAPAVQEALYVKDQEEVEFRATRQEEEEEAPVVDPFERDVDNSSRIQLHTADLVTFNNGPSPEGYPGVAAVTEQMEAYCEELKGHRPDVQSKEDEQHEQPQEADDPGWVLVDSSENDEAVSKLEDQPQQTVDGPTRAEAGHTEESEEAEALSRLQAPQQTTNDPWKVVDELQQPSDESFMLETEEKQQAANDPWQTVPHTGAIEDAEALTNLEEPSQAAEDPWMVVKEPQQAVNDPWNPETKETQQTDDDPWQAVPQPSHDGNSNSEEATLVLLDPFLTPFEAVNLRMAEYTDSMKGIEHVEEAIEMEEETCVLPQTSVEMDDASNRALCVASPELERHGVQIEQTPSTEDPPTEQLLLEPLEEETEEPLPSIGADEQLLASIESESKLEDTSLPFSDTDLHSLSSPPTSVTTFAINHHNCMPTNSITDQTPTQATICTTTTNTTTTTTTTSIDNTSTNHSNNDQQPDPEPEPELEPEPNTSSDADCSLIPAQIESAAEPSLVIMSNGGASTNGHHTATDEKQQQQQQQQQEPLDGEETLIPGSIAEREHLKWRNAKPIANNPYSPDALQRRLSEKSRPSSMIEIDRLVRKEAAPNGDDGMLRIGDDDPSSEPRTDAVSDRERSAKVCASSEQKKIGREYYINDPERLRAGGGGCVKQTLGSWTHAHHQQSHSTDDEKSLLLGRNPEDSGTADDGATIFAARPVHVTPADELRRGSKGNALSEAAREVFLLPLEPDTPVGGSLLSSASELSLITSPTASHARQEFDSLTYSEDSDVTRIYDLTTGEAKIIRTAATPQPAVPEEGDKILEILPQHPPASSPQHARAPVESSGRQPSQTPDSARDGNFLRSSHFVVKPLSPETIKFFAPKRKLSFTGSHSNLAASDIGAASRSTTPGMRDSTMHSSIQHTDCPVRSGATEYSIIKKDVIDVLPSVKELAKCYSGSTNDVSLMPPKPLYKPRVKLRKDFLRQSSDVLNEETVVIDEKTGMPCSREKGQRQYCSTSSIAVRDEIREIRKINLEAYRQAASYYPMAPGHSITARSLSKQIREHKSNVTDDHKVVQHHDQADELLAGGDSSDCGAGGHISPERPSSPVLLLPGHLKSSIEFFESLKNRA, via the exons ATGTCACCGGCAGATCTGTTGCTCGGGACCGGTTCGGGGCTTCCCGGGGCCGGCCCGGCCACGATGAAGCTGTCGCCGGGCGTCGGTGTGACGCTACTGATCGGAGTCGCGGGAAGCATCTTTCTCGCCAGCCAAACGCACCGACTGTTGCGCAG TAAACTCAGCCAACGACGGCGTGCATCGCGAAAGCCCGATGTGGCGGCGACTGAGTGTTACATGTGTAACGCAAACATCGAACTCGAACGCCCAGACAG CTTCGCAACATGCCGTGGTTGCGAAAGATTGGTCTGCCGCGGAGAGAACTGCTGCCAGTGGGTGGACTCAATCGGCATCTGGGAGTGTGGCGGGTGCCAATCGAACCGCGTGATCCAGCAAAAGGCCGGCGAATGGTTGCTGAATCAGCTGACGGCTCGGCTCAAGCATCCAGGGCCGGTCGAGCTGAAGGAAGGTAATCTGCTCGGTCTTGGCATCG ATTCCGATGCAGACACCCGCAGTACGGTCAGCGTCGGATCGTCGAGTGTTTCCGTGAACCAGCGCATCAAGGTTCGGGAATTCATCGAAGAACTGCTGTCCACGATGCTCCACGGTTCGCTGGACGAGGTGTCCGTTGGCCAGCTTATGAAAAACGAAAGCT ATCTACCACTATGGGaaggtcaacagcagcatcacagccCGAGCGATCAGCACTTCGAGCTGAAGCAGCTCGTCCAGAAGATCCTGGAGGAGATCGCCAAGCTGCCGGAGCTGCTGAACCACAGTGGACTTCCGCTACGCCCGGAAGAGCACTTACCGTACTTCGATCCGAAGAAGTACGAGCAACTGCTGGCCACTGCGGTGCTCAATAAG GTCGTGGACGACTATAGGAATCCGAAGAACTTCGTCAACGTCACCACCAGTGGCGACGTGGCAGGCAAGGTGCCCGGTGAGCTCGACATCAACCACAACAAGTTGCCCGCCGGCGGTGCAG TCGTTGATGATCTTTGCTCTTTGCCAACAGTCGCTGCTAGCCAACGCAGTTTGCTGAACGAAGGCTCCCTGCGACAGATGTCCGTAGCG GCGAACGTGGCCGCCCGTGATCCTTCTTCACGCGAACCGGACGAAGacgccgaggacgacgattATCCGGCTGAACGGAGACTGTCCGATACGGACGAATCCTATCTAAGCGATTACATCCAGCGACACAAGGTACCATTGCCCGATCTCTCCGATacgaccggatccggatccggcgcGGAGGACGACGATTTGCAGTCACTCAAATCGAACGCCACCGATGGTACCTGGGAGGAGAACTGGCTGTTCCGCAAGCGTCAACTGAAAACGACCGAATCGTCGATCGCCATGCTCGTCCCATCGCCAACGGAGGAAGTGAAGGCCCTGATCGGGGACAAGAATGCCGACGAAATCAGCGATCTGTCCGAGGCCGGTTCCGACTGTGAGGCGGGCTATGAGTCAGATGGAAAGGGCCAAGACTCGAGCCCGGCCGGTCCGAGCAAGGAAAGCACGAGTGAAGCCATTTCCTCCTCGTCGAAAGCGAACGATGATTCGCTCGATGAGCAGCTACCGCCCGATAGTTTGGTGTCCGTTAACTCACTCCCTGGCAATGAAGCGCTCCTGTCGGAAGCGAAAAACAGTCAGCTTCTGGGAGAACAGTCACCCAGCCAGACCCCGggaaccggtgctggtggtgagggaTTCTCGCTGATGGATGATCTCATCAGTATTgggccggtgatggtggccagcgagAAGGTGGAAACCAAGAATACCGCCCTGACCAATCCATTCCTGGACGATCCGTTTgaacccaacaacaacgacatcaCCGATGATGTGAAGCTACTGCAGCGAACCAACGAGCAAGCAACCAGCGACCTTCG GAGTTCCCACCTCGAACCCACCGTCAACGGTTCCTGCAACCGAAAAGAAATCCCAATAGACCGAG CTAATCCACAACAAACTCCGCATCCGCAACATTCGAATAGTTTAACTCCATCAAATCCCGTAGCAGATAGTAGCGTAGTGAACGTAGCGGTGGTCAACGAGCCATCTAGTGTAGAGGATAGTGCCAGCAAGCAATCAtctagcggtggtggtagtaacGGTAGAGAGGATAGTAACAGCCCCGAGTGTTTCCCCGGAATGCCGCAAGCCGCCCAGCTGATGCTCCTGAACTCGCTGACGCCACCGAGCTCACCATACCCGGAGGTGCTTTCGCCGCATCCCATCACGATGACCATAACGGATGTGTTCGAACGGATGACCAACAGTCCACCGTTGGCGATGATCAGTGAGGAGGCTCCACCAGCGGCTCCCGTGGCGTCACTAGTGGATGCCAATCCCTTCCAATCCATCGACGAACAAGAGTCCATTCAAACGGTTTATACGGCGCAGGAGGGTGCCCTGTCACCAAGTGACAGCTTCCAGGCCGAACAGGACGATAGTGAGTATCGCACGGTATCGGAAGCGACCAACAATAGTTTGCTTACGGTTGAGTCCTTCGATGCCGAACCGAAcgtgcagctggtgcagcaggaaAGCACAGAGCAGAACGCGCCCGCTGTCCAAGAAGCGCTCTACGTGAAGGACCAAGAAGAGGTCGAATTCAGAGCAACCCgtcaggaggaggaggaggaggctcCTGTTGTGGATCCATTCGAGAGAGATGTCGACAACTCTTCGCGCATTCAGCTACACACGGCCGATCTGGTAACATTTAACAATGGGCCCAGTCCGGAAGGTTACCCCGGAGTTGCAGCCGTTACCGAGCAGATGGAAGCGTACTGTGAAGAGCTAAAAGGACATCGCCCGGATGTGCAGTCCAAGGAGGACGAACAGCACGAACAGCCTCAAGAAGCCGACGATCCTGGATGGGTCCTAGTTGATTCATCTGAAAATGATGAAGCAGTGAGTAAATTGGAGGATCAACCGCAGCAAACTGTCGATGGTCCAACGCGGGCAGAGGCAGGCCACACCGAAGAATCCGAAGAAGCTGAGGCACTGAGTAGGCTGCAGGCGCCACAGCAAACCACCAATGATCCCTGGAAGGTGGTGGATGAACTGCAACAACCTTCCGATGAATCTTTTATGCTGGAGACAGAGGAAAAGCAACAAGCAGCCAACGATCCATGGCAAACTGTGCCCCATACCGGAGCGATCGAAGATGCTGAGGCACTGACTAACCTAGAAGAGCCATCGCAAGCCGCCGAAGATCCCTGGATGGTAGTAAAAGAGCCACAACAAGCTGTAAATGATCCCTGGAATCCAGAGACGAAGGAAACGCAGCAAACAGACGATGATCCATGGCAGGCTGTGCCCCAACCGTCCCACGACGGCAATTCAAACAGCGAGGAAGCAACACTAGTGCTGTTGGACCCATTTCTTACACCCTTTGAGGCCGTTAATCTACGGATGGCCGAGTACACTGACAGCATGAAAGGAATAGAACATGTGGAGGAAGCGATCGAGATGGAAGAGGAGACATGCGTGCTACCACAGACGAGTGTAGAGATGGATGACGCTTCCAATAGAGCGCTTTGTGTCGCTTCACCCGAGCTAGAGCGCCACGGAGTTCAGATCGAGCAGACACCATCGACGGAAGATCCACCAACGGAACAGCTCCTGCTGGAACCACTGGAGGAGGAAACGGAGGAGCCACTTCCATCAATCGGCGCGGACGAACAGTTGCTGgcttcgatcgaatcggaatcgaagcTCGAGGACACGAGTCTACCATTCAGCGATACGgatcttcactctctctcatcaCCACCCACTTCCGTCACTACTTTCGCCATTAACCACCACAACTGCATGCCAACTAATTCTATCACGGATCAAACGCCAACACAAGCTACCATttgcaccacgaccaccaacaccaccaccaccaccaccacaaccagcaTCGACAACACTTCTACTAACCACTCGAATAACGATCAGCAACCAGACCCggagccggaaccggagctAGAACCGGAACCCAACACCTCATCCGATGCCGATTGTTCACTAATTCCAGCACAAATAGAATCCGCAGCGGAACCATCCCTGGTGATTATGTCCAATGGAGGAGCGAGCACCAATGGACATCACACTGCAACCgatgaaaagcagcagcagcagcagcagcagcagcaggagccttTGGATGGGGAAGAAACGTTGATTCCAG GATCCATTGCCGAACGGGAACATCTGAAATGGCGCAACGCCAAACCGATCGCCAACAATCCCTACTCACCGGACGCACTGCAGCGCCGGTTGTCGGAGAAGAGCCGACCATCGAGtatgatcgagatcgatcgtCTCGTGCGCAAGGAAGCGGCAccgaatggtgatgatgggatgCTGCGCAtcggcgatgatgatccttcgagcgaaccgcgaaccgatGCGGTCAGCGATCGGGAACGCTCTGCCAAGGTTTGCGCATCGTCAGAGCAGAAAAA GATCGGCCGAGAGTACTACATCAACGATCCGGAGCGACTCcgagcgggtggtggtggttgcgtaAAGCAAACGCTCGGCAGCTGGACCCAtgcccatcatcagcaatcgCACAGTACCGATGACGAGAAA TCACTCCTGCTAGGCCGTAACCCTGAGGACAGTGGTACGGCCGACGATGGTGCCACGATATTTGCGGCTCGCCCGGTTCATGTGACGCCTGCTGATGAGCTGCGAAGAGGATCGAAAGGAAATGCGCTCAGTGAGGCTGCACGAGAAGTGTTTCTGCTTCCGCTGGAACCAGATACACCGGTCGGTGGATCACTGTTAAGCTCTGCCTCCGAGCTAAGCTTGATCACATCACCGACGgcatcgcacgcacgccaaGAGTTCGACAGTCTAACGTACAGCGAAGATTCGGACGTGACACGGATCTACGATCTGACGACGGGAGAAGCGAAAATCATTCGCACGGCCGCTACTCCCCAGCCTGCAGTTCCGGAGGAGGGCGATAAGATACTCGAAATACTACCTCAGCACCCTCCGGCATCCAGTCCCCAGCATGCTCGAGCTCCGGTGGAATCGAGCGGTCGCCAGCCTAGTCAAACTCCCGATTCAGCCCGCGATGGAAATTTCCTGCGATCGAGCCATTTCGTCGTGAAACCGTTGTCCCCGGAAACGATCAAATTCTTTGCCCCGAAGCGGAAGCTTAGCTTCACCGGTAGTCACTCCAATCTGGCAGCGAGTGACATCGGGGCGGCTAGCCGCAGCACGACTCCCGGGATGCGCGATTCAACGATGCACTCATCAATTCAGCACACCGATTGCCCCGTGCGCTCCGGTGCGACAGAGTATTCGATCATCAAAAAGGACGTGATCGATGTGCTGCCCTCGGTCAAGGAACTCGCCAAGTGCTACAGTGGCAGCACCAACGATGTATCGCTGATGCCACCGAAGCCACTGTACAAGCCTCGG GTCAAGCTTAGAAAG GACTTTCTGCGTCAATCATCGGACGTGCTGAACGAGGAAACGGTTGTGATCGATGAGAAGACGGGAATGCCGTGCTCGCGGGAGAAAGGACAGCGGCAGTActgcagcacgagcagcatcgcgGTGCGGGATGAGATACGCGAGATTCGCAAAATCAACCTCGAGGCGTACCGGCAGGCAGCTTCGTACTACCCGATGGCACCCGGTCACAGCATAACGGCTCGCAGCCTCTCGAAGCAGATCCGTGAGCATAA GAGCAACGTGACCGACGATCATAAGGTGGTCCAACATCACGATCAGGCGGACgaactgctggctggcggtgatAGTAGTgactgtggtgctggtggccatatCTCGCCGGAGCGTCCCAGCAGTCccgtgctactgctgccgggCCATCTCAAGAGTAGTATTGAGTTTTTCGAGAGCCTCAAGAACAGAGCATAA